Proteins encoded together in one Papaver somniferum cultivar HN1 unplaced genomic scaffold, ASM357369v1 unplaced-scaffold_21, whole genome shotgun sequence window:
- the LOC113339416 gene encoding uncharacterized protein LOC113339416, with protein MKTSSRINHLFAALICISSFTQMASAWLSICAPGDDYIERNYNPIPGDKCGSCPAWCNSKCSSIGLFMVQNECRIVRADMDCQCCCGKVAPTGPSPPPTTTPFSPGEMENVCTTEQKSILIPRGEARDCPFNPLCEAKCKELGRSSARSECWGSSRDFKEGSYRWYEQCCCGYVLPPPCCGCCPMDINIQISVKSGGDVKVATPSTSSFPGLSW; from the exons ATGAAAACAAGTAGTAGGATTAATCATCTCTTTGCAGCACTAATTTGCATCTCCTCATTCACCC AGATGGCGTCTGCCTGGCTAAGTATTTGTGCTCCTGGCGATGATTATATTGAGAGAAACTACAATCCTATACCCGGAGACAAATGTGGCTCTTGCCCAGCTTGGTGCAACAGTAAATGTAGTAGCATTGGTCTTTTCATGGTCCAAAATGAGTGTCGAATAGTTCGTGCAGATATGGATTGTCAGTGTTGCTGCGGTAAAGTAGCACCGACCGGACCTTCTCCACCTCCAACGACAACCCCATTTTCCCCAGGTGAAATGGAGAATGTATGTACTACTGAACAAAAATCGATACTTATTCCACGCGGAGAAGCCAGAGATTGCCCATTTAATCCTCTATGTGAGGCCAAATGTAAGGAGCTAGGCAGATCTAGTGCAAGGTCAGAGTGCTGGGGATCCAGTAGAGATTTCAAAGAAGGTTCATATAGGTGGTATGAGCAGTGTTGTTGTGGATATGTGCTCCCACCACCTTGCTGTGGATGTTGCcccatggacatcaatattcagaTATCGGTAAAATCAGGTGGGGATGTCAAAGTAGCAACACCATCGACGTCATCGTTTCCGGGTCTTAGCTGGTAA